A part of Paroedura picta isolate Pp20150507F chromosome 7, Ppicta_v3.0, whole genome shotgun sequence genomic DNA contains:
- the S1PR5 gene encoding sphingosine 1-phosphate receptor 5 translates to MESVSMESPPHWIQIYQEYCNNSNIISLHYNYTGKLYNSKYRGRLQVNAIVFLMVCAFIVAENLLVLLAIWRNKKFHLPMYYLLGNLTLSDLLAGVAYAANIIFSGPKTLQLTPIQWFLREAGVFVTLTASVLSLFAIAIERHITMVQVRLHHGNKKGRMLLLVGATWVSSIMLGALPLLGWNCISRLPECSTVLPLYSKHYILFCITAFLAILMSIVVLYSRVYCMVKFNRRHLGSLHEGVFKKSKYMSLLRTVTTVVGTFIACWLPLFLLLLLDVACQTQACSVLYKADYFLGLAMMNSLLNPVIYTLTSKDLRQAIFRFLCCLLTIAPGVEESRAKRLGFPVLEGSTSKSDHSSNQKEGPNTNPLVMNSAPAVSKVLVSKAAS, encoded by the coding sequence ATGGAATCTGTCAGCATGGAATCTCCACCCCACTGGATCCAGATCTATCAGGAGTAttgcaacaacagcaacataatTTCCCTGCACTATAACTACACAGGGAAGCTCTACAATAGTAAATACAGGGGGAGACTCcaagtcaatgccattgtcttcctgaTGGTGTGTGCCTTCATAGTAGCTGAAAATCTACTGGTTCTGCTAGCCATATGGAGGAACAAGAAGTTCCATTTGCCTATGTATTACCTGCTCGGGAATCTCACCCTGTCAGACCTACTAGCTGGAGTCGCCTATGCTGCCAATATCATCTTTTCCGGGCCCAAGACTCTCCAGCTGACACCCATCCAGTGGTTTCTACGTGAGGCAGGGGTCTTTGTTACACTGACTGCTTCTGTCCTCAGCCTCTTTGCAATTGCCATTGAGAGACACATCACCATGGTCCAAGTGCGACTGCACCACGGGAACAAGAAAGGGCGCATGCTCTTGCTAGTGGGGGCCACCTGGGTGTCATCCATCATGCTTGGGGCGCTTCCTCTCCTGGGCTGGAACTGCATCAGTCGCCTTCCTGAGTGTTCCACGGTGCTGCCTCTCTATTCCAAGCACTACATACTCTTCTGCATCACCGCTTTCCTGGCCATCCTCATGTCCATTGTGGTGCTGTACAGCCGGGTCTACTGCATGGTCAAATTCAACAGGCGGCACTTGGGCAGCCTTCATGAGGGCGTGTTCAAGAAATCCAAGTACATGTCCTTGCTGAGAACTGTGACCACCGTAGTGGGCACCTTCATTGCCTGCTGGTTGCCTCTGTTCCTCCTCTTACTGTTGGACGTTGCTTGCCAGACCCAAGCTTGCAGTGTGCTGTACAAGGCAGATTATTTCCTGGGTCTGGCAATGATGAACTCCCTGCTTAATCCTGTAATTTATACCCTGACCAGTAAGGACCTGCGGCAGGCCATCTTCAGGTTCCTGTGCTGCCTCCTAACCATTGCGCCAGGTGTGGAGGAGAGCCGAGCCAAGCGCTTAGGTTTCCCAGTATTGGAGGGCAGCACTAGCAAGTCAGACCACTCCTCGAACCAGAAGGAGGGGCCAAATACCAATCCACTGGTTATGAATAGTGCCCCTGCAGTGAGCAAGGTGTTAGTATCAAAAGCTGCCTCCTGA